Part of the Geobacter pickeringii genome, GAGGGTCCGGCGGTACAAAGCCATGGTTTCGGTGGCGCATTTATCCCATGAAAAGAGCGCTGCACGTCTACGCCCATGAAGAGTCAGTTCCGCACGTTTTGATTCCGATAACGCCAGATACTCTAAAACCTCCCTGATCGACTCCGGGTCATAGGGGTCAAAGTAAAGGGCAGCATCACCTGCCACCTCGGGGAGAGAGCCTGTATTGCTGCACGCAACGGGACATCCTGAATACATCGCCTCCAGCAGAGGTATCCCGAATCCCTCGTATTTTGACGGACAGACGTACGCCGTAGCCTGTCGGTAAAGCGCAAAGAGGATCAAATCACTACAGCCGGCGTAAACGACACTCCCCTCCCTACCCCCATACTTCTTCAGCGCCAAGAGTTCGTCCACATCAAACGCCCCCCCGCCGAAACAGACCAAAGCGAATTCTTTCGAGAGCCATGGAGATGTTGCATAGGCCCGCAACAATCCTTCAAAGTTCTTATGCTTTTTCCGATCTCCCACGTACAGCAGGAATGGCCGATCCGGCATGACTGTCGTGGGTGCTGGCAGATCCCCCCCCGAGGTCGGATTGAAACCGTGATGAACAACAGCGACCTTCGATTCCGGCAGGTCGAAATACTCGAGCAGGTCCCTGCGGGTGCTCTCGGAGACACAAATGATCTGATCAGCACGGCGTATGGCTGCTTTTTTCCTCAAAACCGTGTCATCGTTGGAGGGGAAAAGCGCTCGGAACCGTTCATGAATCATGTCGTGGACAGTCAACACCACCACCTTGCGTCGCAGCGGTATTGTGCGAAGTTGATAATACGTCTCATGCAGGAGATCAGCTCCGGCAAATCGGTCCACCAGCGGAGAGGAGATCCAATTTACTGCCCGGTATATGCGGCGGTTCTCCGGCGCCCCCGGCAGTGGAAACCCTCGCACAAAGCTATCCTCAGGACGGAGATAGCGGTTCTTATAGAGCGGGGCAAGCACCTTCGAAGAAAATCCGTCGGCTCTATTCACCCTCTGGGCCAGTTCGTAGATGTACCGCGAAATCCCGCCATAGAGCTGGTCCACGAAGATCTGGAAATCATAGCAGACCGTAACCCCCATTATGTGGACCCCCTCAGGTGACTGCTGCAGAACTCCAGCATAAGGCTCTTCTCATTATTCCCGTTGCATAGTGGAGTCAGTGTCAGATCCGCTCATCCGTACAGCTGTTCCTTGTTCCCCCGGACACCATCAAGAACGCCACTCAGGAAACCTACGCCGAAGCGCCCCTGCTCCTTGAAACGCCGCGCCGGTAACAATATCAACGGCGCATGGCGGGCACAGTTTGCCAGCAGCAATAGCCAAACCGGCCAAGAGTAACGCCCCTTCAGGCCGAAAAACGAGAAACCTACGGCCCGGGGCTTACGGGTATTAGGGACCAGAAGCGGCGGGTGATAGTAATCAAGATCATCTGTCTCCAAAGACCGCTTGCCGGCAATGGTGAAGCGGGTCACAAACTCGACATCCTCCTGACCGACAAAATGACTCATGAACCCATTAAGCTCCTGAAGGACCTCCCGGCGGTATGCCGTACAGCGGCTGGTCATAAACCAGGGATCGTGATA contains:
- a CDS encoding glycosyltransferase family 4 protein encodes the protein MGVTVCYDFQIFVDQLYGGISRYIYELAQRVNRADGFSSKVLAPLYKNRYLRPEDSFVRGFPLPGAPENRRIYRAVNWISSPLVDRFAGADLLHETYYQLRTIPLRRKVVVLTVHDMIHERFRALFPSNDDTVLRKKAAIRRADQIICVSESTRRDLLEYFDLPESKVAVVHHGFNPTSGGDLPAPTTVMPDRPFLLYVGDRKKHKNFEGLLRAYATSPWLSKEFALVCFGGGAFDVDELLALKKYGGREGSVVYAGCSDLILFALYRQATAYVCPSKYEGFGIPLLEAMYSGCPVACSNTGSLPEVAGDAALYFDPYDPESIREVLEYLALSESKRAELTLHGRRRAALFSWDKCATETMALYRRTLGV